A genomic stretch from Setaria italica strain Yugu1 chromosome VII, Setaria_italica_v2.0, whole genome shotgun sequence includes:
- the LOC101756022 gene encoding probable plastid-lipid-associated protein 8, chloroplastic — MGLWRYRVRLCSRWRSAAVRCGGWPVLRQRPAGGGSETRKEVGGRVTRPSYHHTKRGAQKMSAPAAAVSPALRFSSAIPLHRPLRRRLPSVRCSLAAAPGVRAPPELVDSILSKVNGTDRGALLPKDGHQEVADVALQLGKYCIDEPVKSPLIFGEWEVVYCSVATSPGGLYRTPLGRLIFKTDEMIQVVEAPDVIRNKVSFSVFGLEGAVSLKGKLNVLDSKWIQVIFEAPELKVGSLGFQYGGESEVKLEITYVDEKIRLGKGSRGSLFVFLRRG, encoded by the exons ATGGGCTTGTGGCGTTACCGCGTTAGGCTTTGCAGCCGGTGGCGCAGTGCCGCCGTGCGCTGCGGCGGTTGGCCGGTGCTGCGtcagcggccggccggtggtggcagTGAAACGAG aaaagaagtagGAGGGAGAGTGACGAGGCCCAGCTATCACCACACGAAGCGCGGAGCACAAAAAATGTCTGCTCCCGCAGCGGCCGTCTCCCCTGCCCTCCGCTTCTCCTCCGCCATTCCTCTCCACCGGCcgctccgccggcggctcccgTCCGTCCGGTGCTCCCTTGCCGCCGCCCCCGGTGTCCGGGCGCCACCGGAGCTCGTCGACTCCATCCTCTCCAAG GTAAATGGAACTGACCGAGGAGCGTTGCTGCCTAAAGATGGGCACCAGGAAGTGGCTGATGTCGCGCTACAGTTGGGGAAGTACTGCATAGACGAGCCCGTCAAGTCCCCACTTATATTTGGAG AATGGGAAGTTGTGTATTGCTCGGTGGCGACGTCTCCAGGAGGGCTATACCGGACACCTCTTGGCCGCCTGATATTCAAAACTGATGAGATGATCCAGGTGGTGGAAGCCCCTGATGTCATCAGGAACAAGGTGTCATTCTCCGTCTTTGGTCTGGAGGGTGCAGTATCATTGAAAG GTAAGCTGAATGTACTGGACAGTAAGTGGATTCAGGTCATCTTTGAGGCCCCAGAATTGAAGGTAGGTTCCTTGGGGTTCCAATACGGTGGTGAGAGTGAGGTCAAGCTGGAGATCACTTATGTCGACGAGAAGATCAGGCTAGGAAAAGGGTCTAGAGGCTCGCTTTTCGTGTTCCTCAGACGAGGATAG